The region GCGGCGCTGGGACGGGTGGGACCTCGGCACGATCGAGGAGGCGGAACACGCCGCCACCGGCCGGCGCTACCAGCGCAAGGGCGGCTTCGTACGCGATGTCGAGGACTTCGACGCGGCGTTCTTCGGGCTCAGCCCTCGTGAGGCGCTGTCCCTGGACCCGCAGCAGCGGCTCGTCCTGGAAGTCGTGTGGGAGGCCATCGAGCGGGCCAATCTGCGCACCGCGTCCCTCGAAGGCAGCAACACCGGCGTCTACCTCGGCGCGATGAGCTCGGACTACGACGTCGCCCGGCGCTGGGACGTCGGCAGCAGCGACGGCTACAAGATCACCGGCAACGGGTCGAGCCTGATCTCCGGGCGGGTGGCCTACACCCTCGGCCTGTCGGGGCCGGCGCTCACCGTCGACACCGCGTGCAGCTCGTCGCTCGTGGCCCTGCGCCTGGCGTGCGAGGCGCTGCGCAGCGGCGAATGCGATCTGGCGCTCGCCGGCGGAGTGACCGTGATGAGCACCCCGCAGATCTTCGTCGAGTTCAGCCGCCTGGGCGGGCTCGCCGCCGACGGCCGCTGCAAGAGCTTCGCCGACGACGCCGACGGGACGAGCTGGGCGGAAGGCTGCGGCGTCCTGCTGCTCAAGCGGCTCTCGGACGCGAGGCGCGACGGTGACCGGGTGCTGGCCGTCGTGCGGGGCACCGCCGTGAACCAGGACGGCCGCAGCCAGGGGCTCACCGCGCCGAACGGCCTCGCGCAGCAGCGCGTGCTGCGCGGCGCCCTGGCCGACGGGGGACTGGCCCCGGCCGACATCGACGTTGTCGAAGCGCACGCCACGGGCACCGTGCTCGGCGATCCCATCGAGGCCGGCGCCCTCGCCGCGGTGTTCTCGGGCCGCGTGCGGCCCCTCCACCTGGGATCGGCCAAGTCCAACATCGGCCACGCCCAGGCGGCCTCCGGTGTCATCGGCGTCATCAAGATGGTGATGGCGCTCCGGCACGAGTGGCTGCCGCACACGCTCCACGTCCGGACGCCGAACACCCGGATCGACTGGACCGGCGGCGAACTGGAGCTGCTGCGGGAGCCGAGGCGGTGGCCGCGGACACGCCGGGTGCGCCGCGCCGGCGTCAGCTCGTTCGGCATCAGCGGCACGAACGCGCACGTCATCGTCGAAGAGGCACCCCAGACCGCCGACGCGGACCGGCCCGACGACGGTCCCGTCCTCCCGCTGGTGGTCTCGGGCACCGACGCGGCCGCCCTGCGGGCACAGGCCGGGCACTGGGCCCAGTGGCTCGACGCGCGCCCCGCCGCGGCGATGCGGGACATCGCCTACACCTCCGCCGTCGGCCGCACGCACTTCGAGACGCGCGCCGTGGTCTTCGCGGACAGCGCCGGGGATGCCGCCGAAGCCCTGCGGGCGGTCCGGCCCGGCTCCGGCGCGGCACCGGGGGAGATCGCCTTCGTCTTCGGCGGCCGGGCCGCGCAGCCGCCGGGAACGGACGGCCGACTGCTGGAGCAGAACGCGGTGTTCCGCGACACCGTGGCCGAGTGCGACGCGGTCCTGGCGCCGCTGACCGGCTGGTCCGTGCTGAAGGTGCTGCGCGGCGAGGAGGACGTGCACGGCCCCGACGCACTGCCGTGCACGCTGTTCGCGACCTACCTCGGACTCGCGGCCCTGTGGCAGAGCTGGGGTGTGGAGCCGGCGGCGGTGGTGGGCGACGCGCACGGCGAGGTCGCCGCCGCCGTGGTGAGCGGCGCGCTGAGCCTGGAGGACGGCGCCCGCGTCGTCGCCCATCGTGCTCGCGCGAGCTCGGGTGACGCGGCCGGCGGTGCGATGCCGGGGATCGTCCCCGCAGTTGCGTCCGTACCCTTCCGTTCGCGCCTGACGGGCGAGGCCGTACCGGGGACCGAACTCGGCGGCGACTACTGGCTGCGCGGCCTGCCGGAACCGGAGCCGATGAGGCTCGACCGCGCGCTGGAACGGCTGCGCGGCGAGGGCTTCGGCGTGTTCCTCGATGTCGGCATGCCCTCCGCGGCAGGCGGCGTGGGCCCGCTGTGGCGAGAGGCCGCCACGCTGTTCGAGCAGGGCGTCCCGCTGGACTGGGAGCGAGCCCTCGGGTCCTGTGGCGCCGCCAAGGCCGACGTCCCGACGTACGCCTTCCAGCGCCGCCGGTTCTGGCTCGACGGGCTTTTGGCCGGGCCCGCCGCGGTGACGGCACGTCAGCCCGCGTCCGGCCATCCGTGGTTCGAGGCGACCACGACGCTCGCCGGCGCCGGCGGTCACCTGTTCACCGGCCGGCTGTCGCCCGACGGCTTCCCGTGGCTGGCCGACCATGTCGTCGGCGGGCAGGTCTACGTGCCGGGCGCGGGCCTGATCGACGCCGCGCTGTTCGCCGCCCGGAGCGCGGGTGCCGACGCGCTGGCGGACCTGACGCTGCTGGAGCCGGTCGTCCTCCCGCCGGGCCGCGCGCTGCGGATCCAGGCCACCGTCGGCGATCCGGACGCGCACGGACGACGGCCCTTCGCGTTCCACAGCCAGCCCGAGGACACGGACGAGCCGCGGATCTGGCAGCAGCATGTGACGGGTGAGTGCGTGACCCGCGGCGGCGCCGCTGCCACGGTGCCGCCGGACCTCGCCGAGTGGCCGGTGCCCGGCGCCCGGCCGCTGGACGTCGAAGCCTTCTACGGACGCGCCCTCGCGAACGGGCTCGACTACGGCCCCGCCTTCCGGGGACTGCGCGAACTCGCCTGCCGCGACGGCGTCCACTACTACGGGCGCGTCCGGCTTCCGCAGGCGCTGGATCCGGCCGGCCACGGCCTGCACCCGTCGCTGTTCGACGCGGCACTGCAGGTCGTCGTCGCCGGTCTGATGGAGGCGGGTGCGGCTCCCGGGCCGCTGGTCCCCTTCATCTGGTCGGACGTCGAGCTGTTCCGTGCCGCGGGCAGGGAACTGATCGTGCGGGTGTCGTTCGAAGCCGCAGCGGACGGCGGGCCCGCGCCGGCCACCGTATGGCTGGCCGACCCGGCAGGCCACCCGGTGGCCCGGATCGGCAGGCTGAAGTTCCAGCCCGGCAGACGCCGCGGACACCCGTTCGCCGAGCACCTCTACCGCGTCGGCTTCGCCCACGTCCACCCCGAAGCCGAAGCCGAAGCCGCCGCCCCCGAAGGCACCCTCGTGGTCGGCGACCCGGAGGTCGGCACGGGCCTCGGCGCCGACGTCGTACCCGACCTGGACGCCCTCGTGAAGCGGCTCGACGGCCCGGCGGAGCGGCCTCGGCGACTGCTGTTCGCGCTGCCCGGCTGCGCGTCCGCTCCGTGGCACGAACCGGAACGCAGCGCCACCGAGGTGCTGCGGACACTTCAGGTGTGCTTGGGCGAACCCCGGCTCCACGACGCGGAGTTCGTCTGGATCACCCGCGACGCGGTGTCGTCGAGCCCGGACGACCAGGTCGGGAACTGGGCCCACGCCGCGGTGTGGGGCATGGTGCGCACCGCCCGCACGGAGCAGCCCGAACGCGTCCTGCGCCTGGTCGACCTCGGTCCCGGCACCCCGGACTTCCCGCTCCTGGCGCGCGTGATCGCGAGCGGCGGCGAGCCGGAGTACGTGCTGCGCGGCGAGAGGGCCCATGTGCCGCGGGCACGGCCGACGGTCGAGGAGGTCGACGCGCTCGTCCTGCCGCACCAGGGCGCTTGGCACGTGCGCCGGCGGGACGACGAGCGGCCGGAGGTCGTCGCCGCCGCGCACGACGAGGGCGCGCCGGAGCCGGTCGCGCCCGGCGAGGTCCGCGTCGAGGTGCGCGCCGCAGGGATCGGCCCGGGGCACGCGGAGGTCCTGGGGTTCGCGGGGATCGCCACGGACGTCGGCAGCGGCGTCACCTCGGTGCGCGCGGGTGACCGGGTCATGGGCCGCGCGCACGGCGCGCTCGGCAATCGGATCCGCGTCGACGGCGCCACCCTCCAGCCCGTGCCCGCGACCCTCACCTTCGCACAGGCGGCCGCCGCTCCGTCCGCCCCCGAGACGCGGCAGGCGGCCGCCGCTCCGTCCGCCCCCGAGACACGGCAGGACGCCGCCGATCCCTCCCCGCCCGATCAGCGGCAGGACACCACCGATCCGTCCCCGCCCGAGACACGGCACGACAAGGGGACGTTCACCGCCTTCGACGTACGCGACGCGCCCCACGCCCTGCGCCACGCACGGCAGAACGCCGCGCACCCGACCGTGCTGACCCTGCCACGCGCCCTCGACCCGGACGGCACCGTGCTGATCACCGGCGGTCTCGGCGAGCTCGGCAGCGCGCTCGCCGCACACCTGGTCCGCGCACACGGAGTGCGGCGGCTCGTGCTGCTGTCGCGGCGCGGCGGCAACGCCCCCGACGCCGGCTCGTCCGTGCGGGACCTCGAAGCCGCGGGCGCCGAGCGGGTGGACCTGGTCGCGGGCGACGTCGCGGACCGGGCCGCGGTGGCCGCGGCACTGGAAGGGATCGACCCGGGCCATCCCCTCACGGCCGTGTTCCACCTCGCCGGCGTGCTCGACGACGGCCTGGTGGAGGGCTTCACCCCGGAGCGGCTGCACCGGGTGATGACCCCCAAGGTCCAGGGCGCGCGCCTGCTGGACGAGTTGACCGAGCGGCTGGACCTGGCCGCGTTCGTCCTCTTCTCCTCGGCGGCCGGAACGCTGGGCACCGCGGGGCAGAGCGGGTACGCCGCGGCGAACGCGGCGCTGGACGCCCTGGCGGCGAACCGGCGCAAGCGGGGTCTGCCAGGACTCAGCCTCGCCTTCGGGCTCTGGGAACAGGCCGGAGTGGGCATGACCGCCCACCTCGGCAAGGCCGAGCTGGGACGCCTGCGGCGCCAGGGGATCGGCGCCCTGACCCTGGCCGAGGGCATGAACACCCTGGACGCCGCACTCGCGCGGCCCGAGGCCCAGCTGATGCCCGTGCGCCTGGAACTGGCATCACTGCGACACGCGCTCGGCGACGCGCCGGCGCCTCCCCTGCTGCGCGACATGCTGCGGCGCACCGCCGAAGAGAGCCCGGCCGGAGCGTCCCGGACCGCCCAGTCGCTCGATGCGCGGATGGCGGACGCCTCCGAAGCCGAACGGCCGGCCCTGCTGCTGGACCTCGTCCGCAGCGAAGCCGCCGACGTGCTCGGACTGCCCGGACCCGACAGCGTGCCGGCCGACAGGGCACTGCGCTCCCTCGGGCTCGACTCGCTCACCATGGTCCAGTTGCGCAAGCGCCTCGCCAAGCGGCTGAACACCGCACTGCCCGCCACCCTGGTGTTCGACTACCCGACCGCCGAAGCCATCGTCGGGCTCCTGCTCCACGACGCCACCACCCCGAACACCGTGAAAGGGAACGAGAAGTGAAGACAGAGGCCCTGTTCATCGCGGGTACCGCGACCTGCCTGCCCCCGGCGACCAAGGTCGAAGAGGCCGTCGCCGACGGCCGGTTCGACGCCCAGGACGCCGAGGACACGCAGCTCGCATCGGTCTGCGAGGCCACCGGCGAGGCTCCGCCCGAGATGGCGGTCGCCGCCGCCAGGGACGCCCTGGCACGCTCCGGCCACCGGGCCGAGGACATCGCGCTGCTGCTGCACGCCTGCGTCTACTTCCAGGGCCTCGAGCTCTACCCGACGGCCTCCTACATCCACCGCGAAGTACTCGGGGACCACTCCGCGCTCGCCTTCGAGATCAAGAACGCCTCCAACGGCTGCATGACCGCGCTGGACATCGCGGCGCGCTCCCTCACCGCCACCGGCGACGTGGCGGCCCTGGTGACCACCGCCGACAAGGTCGGCCCACCGGTGATCGACCGCTGGAACAGCGACATCGGCATCGTCCCGGGCGACGGCGCGTCGGCGATGGTCCTCAGCAGGAGGTCCGGGTTCGCCCAGGTGCTGAGCACCTCCACGGTGTCCGATCCGACCCTTGAGCGCCTGCACCGCGGCGACGCGCCCTTCACCCCGCACCACGACCCCACGCTCCCCATCGACCTGCGTCTGCGCAAACTGCAGTACCTGGGAGACGTGGAACTCGACGAGTTCACCCGCCGGTTCCGGGCCGGCCTCAGCGACTGCGTCGACCGGGCCCTGCACGACGCGGACATCCGGCTGGGCGACGTCGCCCGGTTCGTCGTCCCGCACTTCGGACGCATCGTGCTGCAGCGCGAGGTCCTCGCCGCACTCGACATCGACCTCGACCTCACGACCTGGTCCTTCGGCCGCACCGTCGGCCACCTCGGCGCGGGCGACCAGATCGCCGGACTCGACCACCTCGTGCAGGAGCGCGCCGTAGGTCCCGGCGACCTCTGCATGCTGCTCGGCGTCGGCGCCGGCTTCACCTGGACGTGCGCCGTGGTCCGGATCACCGAACTCCCCGCGTGGCCCGCGCCGACGGCCGGATCCCACCTCGAGGGCGGGCGGATCTGATGCGCTGCTACGTGTTCCCGGGACAGGGCACCCAGAAGAAGGGCATGGGACGCAGCCTCTTCGCACGGTTCCCCGACCTCCTCCGCCGCGCCGACCAGG is a window of Streptomyces zhihengii DNA encoding:
- a CDS encoding ketoacyl-ACP synthase III family protein, with the translated sequence MKTEALFIAGTATCLPPATKVEEAVADGRFDAQDAEDTQLASVCEATGEAPPEMAVAAARDALARSGHRAEDIALLLHACVYFQGLELYPTASYIHREVLGDHSALAFEIKNASNGCMTALDIAARSLTATGDVAALVTTADKVGPPVIDRWNSDIGIVPGDGASAMVLSRRSGFAQVLSTSTVSDPTLERLHRGDAPFTPHHDPTLPIDLRLRKLQYLGDVELDEFTRRFRAGLSDCVDRALHDADIRLGDVARFVVPHFGRIVLQREVLAALDIDLDLTTWSFGRTVGHLGAGDQIAGLDHLVQERAVGPGDLCMLLGVGAGFTWTCAVVRITELPAWPAPTAGSHLEGGRI
- a CDS encoding type I polyketide synthase → IPPAEARQMDPQQRIALEVAYAAVEDARRSTESLAGTRTGVFMGAMWQEYPLFTQGAAEAIHAHSAIGWDNSVIGSRIAYALGLRGPAMGVATASSSSLVAVHLAVQSLRSGESDFALAGGVNLMLHPNTSVALTKLGTQSPAGLSRAFDGEGDGYARGEGCAVVVLRRLSDALADGDRVYALVHGSAVNNDGATDGLTAPGHEAQTQVLRSAWENAGVAPSAVAYVEAHGTGTPLGDVTEAGALGTVFGPGRPAPLRIGSAKTNFGHLEPAAGVLGLVKAALAVHHGVIPPSLHFRTPNPRIDFCAERLEVVTEAAAWPDGPRFAGVSSFGYGGTNAHVALGEAPGGAPAPAAPDAGGPVCLAVSGTSPHALARNAARLADHLGRSPGARLSDVAYSLATTRTQHPARGVVIAGTTDEAVAGLRALAADESHDAVVTGTAAGRGRVAFVFPGQGAQWWGMGGELWEQNAAFREAVTACDEALAPYTGFSVAAIVRGQDGLAPPFTRTDVVQPALFAMYVGIAAMWRAWGVEPSAVVGHSQGEVAAAVVSGALSLADGARVVALRARAVHEHAPAGAMGLVERPVGDVVEELAAHGEALSVAVVNTARSTVVAGDADAVDRFLARMEATGAYCQRVDVDYASHSPHMDALLPALREQLTGLAPAEPGIAFYSSVTGERAAGPELDADYWCRNLREPVRFDRALERLRADGFGIFVEASPHPVLQIALAQGTEADGAAVVAGSLRRGRGGTAQALRALAELHTQGVPIPWRRLFAASDARRADLPAYAFEHRGYWLDEHDDAIPPAGSASWHQDVMALPGPERLGSLVALVTEEAAALLGRPADGVRPDLTLREQGFDSLTVVELRNRLSARTRVPLPTVLAFDYPTPQAIAALLLTHAGARSEAPQATASPAVAAAPPRPDDDDPVVIVSMACRLPDGIDTPEAFWDLLADGRETSSPFPRRWDGWDLGTIEEAEHAATGRRYQRKGGFVRDVEDFDAAFFGLSPREALSLDPQQRLVLEVVWEAIERANLRTASLEGSNTGVYLGAMSSDYDVARRWDVGSSDGYKITGNGSSLISGRVAYTLGLSGPALTVDTACSSSLVALRLACEALRSGECDLALAGGVTVMSTPQIFVEFSRLGGLAADGRCKSFADDADGTSWAEGCGVLLLKRLSDARRDGDRVLAVVRGTAVNQDGRSQGLTAPNGLAQQRVLRGALADGGLAPADIDVVEAHATGTVLGDPIEAGALAAVFSGRVRPLHLGSAKSNIGHAQAASGVIGVIKMVMALRHEWLPHTLHVRTPNTRIDWTGGELELLREPRRWPRTRRVRRAGVSSFGISGTNAHVIVEEAPQTADADRPDDGPVLPLVVSGTDAAALRAQAGHWAQWLDARPAAAMRDIAYTSAVGRTHFETRAVVFADSAGDAAEALRAVRPGSGAAPGEIAFVFGGRAAQPPGTDGRLLEQNAVFRDTVAECDAVLAPLTGWSVLKVLRGEEDVHGPDALPCTLFATYLGLAALWQSWGVEPAAVVGDAHGEVAAAVVSGALSLEDGARVVAHRARASSGDAAGGAMPGIVPAVASVPFRSRLTGEAVPGTELGGDYWLRGLPEPEPMRLDRALERLRGEGFGVFLDVGMPSAAGGVGPLWREAATLFEQGVPLDWERALGSCGAAKADVPTYAFQRRRFWLDGLLAGPAAVTARQPASGHPWFEATTTLAGAGGHLFTGRLSPDGFPWLADHVVGGQVYVPGAGLIDAALFAARSAGADALADLTLLEPVVLPPGRALRIQATVGDPDAHGRRPFAFHSQPEDTDEPRIWQQHVTGECVTRGGAAATVPPDLAEWPVPGARPLDVEAFYGRALANGLDYGPAFRGLRELACRDGVHYYGRVRLPQALDPAGHGLHPSLFDAALQVVVAGLMEAGAAPGPLVPFIWSDVELFRAAGRELIVRVSFEAAADGGPAPATVWLADPAGHPVARIGRLKFQPGRRRGHPFAEHLYRVGFAHVHPEAEAEAAAPEGTLVVGDPEVGTGLGADVVPDLDALVKRLDGPAERPRRLLFALPGCASAPWHEPERSATEVLRTLQVCLGEPRLHDAEFVWITRDAVSSSPDDQVGNWAHAAVWGMVRTARTEQPERVLRLVDLGPGTPDFPLLARVIASGGEPEYVLRGERAHVPRARPTVEEVDALVLPHQGAWHVRRRDDERPEVVAAAHDEGAPEPVAPGEVRVEVRAAGIGPGHAEVLGFAGIATDVGSGVTSVRAGDRVMGRAHGALGNRIRVDGATLQPVPATLTFAQAAAAPSAPETRQAAAAPSAPETRQDAADPSPPDQRQDTTDPSPPETRHDKGTFTAFDVRDAPHALRHARQNAAHPTVLTLPRALDPDGTVLITGGLGELGSALAAHLVRAHGVRRLVLLSRRGGNAPDAGSSVRDLEAAGAERVDLVAGDVADRAAVAAALEGIDPGHPLTAVFHLAGVLDDGLVEGFTPERLHRVMTPKVQGARLLDELTERLDLAAFVLFSSAAGTLGTAGQSGYAAANAALDALAANRRKRGLPGLSLAFGLWEQAGVGMTAHLGKAELGRLRRQGIGALTLAEGMNTLDAALARPEAQLMPVRLELASLRHALGDAPAPPLLRDMLRRTAEESPAGASRTAQSLDARMADASEAERPALLLDLVRSEAADVLGLPGPDSVPADRALRSLGLDSLTMVQLRKRLAKRLNTALPATLVFDYPTAEAIVGLLLHDATTPNTVKGNEK